One genomic window of Syngnathus acus chromosome 11, fSynAcu1.2, whole genome shotgun sequence includes the following:
- the LOC119130287 gene encoding germ cell-specific gene 1-like protein, with translation MLENMSRRQRSLLSLALTSLALSLSVSAFCTSYWCEGTHKVVKPLCLSPVKMRNCGQNNSQPYTTEAPTPDPRNPPSNVTLTWLQKEQLAILRRKQLANAVHYIWETGEDKYMLRYFHTGFWLSCERHNEGEDQVEKCRSFIELTPGETQGVLWLSVVSEFMYIGLLAMGFLLMWVEAICLCAKREMNALKINAFAAMCTVLSGMMGMVAHMMYTTVFQMTVSIGPKDWRPQTWDYGWSFALAWLSFSCCMAAAVATLNSYTKTIIEMKHRARVRLDEVRTAARAPSYEEVLRAGGGLYSVSQLIQLGQRGALLDPLWPRGAGPAVGPLACGAGGALVGMGVAGMGVVGVSGGPTASEARPADPVGGALVLEGCGVDGCEDCERELDQMDYLHEDKDGSLC, from the exons ATGTTGGAAAATATGTCCCGCCGACAGCGTTCTTTGCTGTCACTGGCGTTGACCTCGTTGGCCCTCAGCTTGTCCGTGTCGGCCTTCTGCACGTCGTACTGGTGCGAGGGGACCCACAAGGTGGTCAAGCCGCTCTGCCTGTCACCCGTCAAGATGAGAAACTGCGGCCAGAACAACAGCCAGCCCTACACCACAG AGGCCCCAACGCCGGACCCCAGGAACCCGCCGTCCAATGTGACGCTGACGTGGCTGCAGAAGGAGCAGCTGGCCATCCTCAGGAGGAAGCAGCTGGCCAACGCTGTCCATTACATCTGGGAGACGGGCGAGGACAAGTACATGCTGCGTTACTTCCACACGGGATTCTGGCTCTCGTGTGAGAGGCACAACGAAG GGGAGGACCAGGTGGAAAAGTGTCGCAGCTTCATCGAGCTGACCCCGGGCGAGACTCAAG GTGTGCTGTGGCTGTCGGTGGTCAGCGAGTTCATGTATATCGGCCTGCTGGCCATGGGCTTCTTGCTCATGTGGGTGGAGGCCATCTGCCTGTGCGCCAAGAGGGAGATGAACGCCCTCAAGATCAACGCCTTTGCCGCCATGTGCACCGTGCTGTCAG GCATGATGGGCATGGTGGCACATATGATGTACACCACCGTCTTCCAGATGACCGTCAGCATCGGGCCCAAAGACTGGAGGCCTCAGACGTGGGACTATGGCTGGTCCTTTGC CCTGGCGTGGCTGTCGTTCAGCTGCTGCATGGCGGCTGCCGTGGCCACGCTCAATTCTTACACCAAAACCATCATCGAGATGAAGCACCGCGCCCGCGTACGCTTGGACGAGGTTCGCACCGCCGCCCGCGCCCCATCCTACGAGGAGGTGCTCCGCGCAGGGGGCGGTCTCTATTCAGTCAGCCAGCTGATCCAGCTGGGCCAGCGGGGGGCACTCCTGGACCCACTGTGGCCGCGGGGGGCGGGACCCGCTGTGGGACCGCTGGCCTGCGGGGCCGGCGGGGCGCTGGTGGGGATGGGAGTGGCGGGGATGGGGGTAGTGGGCGTGAGTGGGGGCCCAACGGCGTCGGAGGCGCGGCCGGCCGATCCCGTGGGCGGCGCCCTGGTACTGGAGGGATGCGGCGTGGACGGATGCGAGGACTGCGAAAGGGAGCTGGACCAGATGGACTACCTGCACGAGGACAAGGACGGCTCGCTCTGCTGA